A single window of Hymenobacter sp. APR13 DNA harbors:
- a CDS encoding lamin tail domain-containing protein, protein MKKLLLLLLLSPFTAAAQLTDSFADGDFTQNPAWTGDAAAFQATTQQLQSNGPAVTGTQLQLATPCQAAAGGTTWEFWANLRLATSSGNFADVWLIAEQADLKASGNRGYFVRLGGTPDEVALFRKDATGSPAYVINGVDATLSSATNNLVRVRVTRSATDVWTLERDLTGGTTFVSEGSATDAAYQRGAWFGLTLTYSSANNRAFLFDDFRVTDTAPPRAISAGATGPQQLDVTFNEPVAATQSAASYRLTATGAPAVTAAQRDATDPAIVHLTLAGPLPLGSSTVEARNVPDLYGNTAAGPLTATFSYSGTAVAPGFSQVVITEIFADETPVVGLPASEYLEIHNPSATAVLDLAGTQLLKPGQTGNPAVFPAGATLLPGEYAVVCGSTRVPQFAAFGKVFGLSNFPSLSNAGDQLLLRTRTGRTLFEISYSDTWYKDSRKKDGGWSLEMVDTANPCGGIENWTASTDASGGTPSRANSVRAANPDRTAPTLLRALALNATTVRLFFGEKLDSLTAANAALYTLTPAVAVTRAAPVSPDFRVVDLTLGAALQASQPLTVTVQRALDCVGNAAGPATSATFGLPSAVAPGDVVVNEILFNPRTSAVDFVELLNRSGKYLDVQGWQLANIRPDSTADSEPISAGPYVLAPGQLLLLTTRPDIVQREYPTSSDPAAFLTMPAFPTFPDDAGIVAVFDSQGRRLDRYAYSETQHLPLLTDLNGVSLERIRAAGPSAAANFHSAAASAGYATPGRPNSQQQDAAGSSQQWSVVPEVFTPDEDGQQDFTTLNYQLDGPGYAGSVSIYDAQGRLTRRLARNETLSTTGFFQWDGLTDKGQKAPIGYYVLQIELFKPNGGSKQEYRKTVVLGARF, encoded by the coding sequence GTGAAAAAACTGCTACTCCTGCTGCTGCTGAGTCCGTTCACGGCCGCGGCCCAGCTCACCGATTCCTTTGCCGACGGCGACTTCACCCAGAACCCCGCCTGGACCGGCGACGCGGCCGCCTTCCAAGCCACCACCCAGCAGCTGCAAAGCAACGGCCCTGCTGTCACGGGCACCCAGCTGCAGCTGGCCACGCCCTGCCAGGCCGCCGCGGGCGGCACCACCTGGGAGTTCTGGGCCAACCTGCGCCTGGCCACCAGCAGCGGCAACTTCGCCGATGTGTGGCTGATAGCCGAACAAGCCGACCTGAAAGCCAGCGGCAACCGCGGCTACTTCGTGCGCCTCGGGGGCACTCCCGACGAGGTGGCGCTGTTCCGCAAAGATGCCACCGGCAGCCCCGCCTACGTCATCAATGGTGTTGATGCTACACTCAGCTCCGCCACCAACAACCTCGTGCGGGTGCGCGTCACGCGCTCCGCCACCGACGTCTGGACGCTGGAGCGCGACCTGACGGGTGGTACGACGTTCGTGAGCGAAGGCTCGGCTACCGATGCCGCCTACCAGCGCGGGGCTTGGTTTGGGCTGACGCTCACGTATTCCTCGGCCAACAACCGGGCGTTTCTCTTCGATGATTTCCGGGTGACGGACACGGCGCCGCCCCGCGCCATCAGCGCCGGCGCCACCGGCCCGCAGCAGCTCGACGTGACGTTCAACGAGCCGGTAGCGGCCACCCAAAGCGCCGCCAGCTACCGCCTCACCGCCACCGGCGCGCCCGCCGTCACGGCCGCCCAGCGCGACGCTACCGACCCCGCCATCGTACACCTGACGCTGGCCGGGCCGCTGCCGCTGGGCAGCAGCACCGTGGAAGCCCGCAACGTGCCCGACCTCTACGGCAACACTGCCGCCGGCCCGCTCACGGCCACCTTCAGCTACAGCGGCACGGCTGTGGCCCCGGGTTTCAGCCAAGTGGTCATCACCGAAATATTCGCCGACGAAACGCCGGTGGTGGGGCTGCCGGCCTCGGAGTACCTGGAAATCCACAACCCCTCGGCCACGGCCGTGCTGGACCTGGCGGGCACGCAGCTGCTCAAGCCGGGGCAGACCGGCAACCCGGCGGTGTTTCCGGCCGGGGCCACGCTGCTGCCCGGCGAGTACGCCGTGGTGTGCGGCAGCACCCGAGTCCCGCAGTTTGCGGCCTTCGGCAAGGTGTTCGGGCTGAGCAATTTCCCCAGCCTCAGCAATGCCGGCGACCAGCTGCTGCTGCGCACCCGCACCGGCCGCACGCTGTTTGAAATCAGCTATTCCGACACCTGGTACAAAGACAGCCGCAAGAAAGACGGCGGCTGGAGCCTGGAAATGGTGGATACCGCCAACCCTTGCGGCGGTATTGAGAACTGGACTGCCAGCACCGACGCCAGTGGCGGCACGCCCAGCCGCGCCAACTCGGTGCGCGCCGCCAACCCCGACCGCACCGCGCCCACGCTGCTGCGCGCCCTGGCCCTCAATGCTACCACCGTGCGGCTGTTTTTCGGGGAGAAGCTCGATAGCCTGACGGCGGCCAATGCGGCTCTGTACACGCTCACGCCCGCAGTGGCCGTCACGCGGGCCGCGCCCGTCTCGCCCGATTTCCGGGTGGTAGACCTCACGCTGGGCGCGGCGCTGCAGGCCAGCCAGCCCCTGACCGTGACCGTGCAGCGCGCCCTCGACTGCGTGGGCAATGCCGCCGGCCCGGCCACTTCGGCTACGTTCGGGCTGCCCTCGGCCGTGGCTCCCGGCGACGTGGTGGTCAACGAAATCCTGTTCAATCCGCGCACAAGCGCCGTGGATTTCGTGGAGCTGCTCAACCGTTCCGGCAAGTACCTGGATGTGCAGGGCTGGCAGCTGGCCAACATCCGCCCCGACAGCACCGCCGACTCTGAGCCCATCAGCGCCGGGCCCTACGTGCTGGCGCCCGGCCAGCTGCTGCTACTCACCACCCGCCCCGACATCGTGCAGCGCGAGTACCCCACCAGCTCCGACCCCGCCGCGTTTCTGACCATGCCTGCCTTCCCCACCTTCCCGGACGATGCCGGCATCGTGGCCGTATTCGACAGCCAGGGTCGCCGCCTAGACCGCTACGCCTACAGCGAAACCCAGCACCTGCCGCTGCTCACCGACCTGAACGGCGTGTCGCTGGAGCGGATTCGGGCCGCGGGGCCCAGCGCGGCTGCTAACTTCCACTCGGCGGCGGCCAGCGCCGGCTACGCCACGCCCGGCCGCCCCAATTCCCAGCAGCAGGACGCGGCCGGTAGCAGCCAGCAATGGAGCGTAGTGCCCGAGGTATTCACGCCCGACGAGGACGGCCAGCAGGATTTCACCACCCTCAACTACCAGCTCGATGGCCCCGGCTACGCGGGCAGCGTGAGCATTTACGACGCGCAGGGCCGCCTCACGCGCCGCCTCGCCCGCAACGAAACGCTGTCCACCACCGGCTTTTTCCAGTGGGACGGCCTCACCGACAAAGGCCAGAAGGCGCCCATTGGTTACTATGTGCTGCAGATTGAGCTGTTCAAACCCAACGGCGGCAGCAAGCAGGAATACCGCAAAACGGTGGTGCTGGGCGCACGCTTCTAA